A stretch of the Porifericola rhodea genome encodes the following:
- a CDS encoding lysylphosphatidylglycerol synthase transmembrane domain-containing protein, producing the protein MGNIKNYLKYIISLLVAGALLWYVFKDFDLSTFVAKLREVDYRWVALAILIFIVSHTLRAFRWNTMLHPLGYRHLTTFRTLLAVMVGYFANLIIPRMGEVSRCGILKKTDKIPITTSLGTVVAERVVDLICLFFALVLLLVFEFELLNEFIFSFLGDKFTALQENAGVLYILVGLGAAFLLLVFFLRKQIKRAVQHHTLWHKLRNLSKELLKGVTSIGRIENKAGFWLSTLFMWVGYYMMSYVVFFALPETSALGLGAGLAVLVMGSLGMAAPVQGGFGTFHALVSGVLLLYGVAEQEGVLFATLIHSMQTVSFIIFGGISFFIASVLSTKKKVNTTAEQKYNA; encoded by the coding sequence TTGGGCAATATTAAAAACTACCTAAAGTACATCATTTCTCTGCTGGTAGCAGGAGCTTTGCTGTGGTATGTCTTCAAAGACTTTGACCTTAGCACTTTTGTAGCAAAACTACGCGAAGTAGATTACCGATGGGTAGCTCTTGCCATACTTATATTTATTGTTAGTCATACCCTTAGGGCTTTTAGGTGGAATACCATGCTACATCCCTTGGGTTATCGGCACCTGACTACCTTTCGCACACTTTTGGCAGTTATGGTAGGCTATTTTGCTAACCTGATTATTCCGAGGATGGGAGAGGTAAGCCGTTGCGGCATACTTAAAAAAACGGATAAAATACCTATTACTACTTCTTTGGGAACAGTGGTTGCCGAGAGGGTAGTAGATCTTATATGTCTGTTTTTTGCCTTAGTACTTTTGCTTGTATTTGAGTTTGAACTACTCAACGAATTTATTTTTTCTTTTTTGGGCGATAAATTCACTGCTCTACAGGAAAACGCTGGTGTACTGTATATTTTAGTAGGTTTAGGAGCGGCATTTTTGCTGCTGGTTTTTTTTCTTAGAAAGCAGATTAAACGTGCAGTTCAGCACCACACCCTATGGCACAAGCTACGTAACTTAAGTAAAGAGTTGCTGAAAGGTGTAACCAGCATCGGGCGTATAGAAAACAAAGCGGGTTTCTGGCTGTCGACACTTTTTATGTGGGTAGGCTATTATATGATGTCTTATGTGGTATTTTTTGCATTACCAGAAACTTCGGCATTGGGCCTGGGAGCAGGCCTGGCTGTATTAGTTATGGGTAGCCTGGGTATGGCAGCACCAGTGCAGGGAGGCTTTGGCACTTTTCATGCGTTGGTAAGTGGCGTACTACTACTCTATGGCGTAGCTGAGCAGGAAGGTGTGCTTTTTGCCACTTTAATTCATAGTATGCAGACTGTTTCTTTTATTATTTTTGGCGGTATCAGTTTTTTTATTGCTTCAGTTCTTTCTACTAAAAAGAAAGTAAATACTACCGCTGAGCAAAAATATAATGCTTAA
- a CDS encoding zinc metallopeptidase codes for MSLYLILFIGVGILSFAVSQRLKNKFKKYSQIRWNADLTGREVAERMLRDNRIYDVQVVSVPGRLSDHYNPADKTVNLSEEVYYGRSAAAAAVASHECGHAVQHATAYSFLEFRSAMVPVQNVSAKILNMVVLALFFGGAFVFGLNGSFFSLALLIIIACYAVITLFSLVTLPVEFDASKRALAWIKQQNIASPNEYGMAKDALKWAAMTYVVAALGSVVGLLYWISIYLGGRD; via the coding sequence ATGTCATTATACTTAATATTATTTATAGGAGTAGGAATCTTGAGCTTTGCTGTAAGTCAGAGGCTTAAGAACAAATTCAAGAAATACTCACAAATCCGCTGGAATGCAGATTTGACAGGTCGTGAAGTAGCTGAGCGTATGCTCAGAGATAACCGTATTTATGATGTGCAGGTAGTTTCTGTACCCGGGCGACTATCGGACCACTACAATCCGGCAGACAAGACTGTTAACCTTAGTGAAGAAGTATATTACGGACGTTCAGCGGCAGCTGCGGCGGTAGCTTCTCACGAATGTGGACATGCGGTACAACATGCTACAGCTTACAGCTTTCTGGAATTTCGTTCCGCTATGGTGCCGGTGCAAAATGTAAGTGCCAAAATCCTGAATATGGTAGTATTGGCCCTTTTCTTCGGGGGAGCATTTGTATTTGGTCTCAACGGTAGTTTTTTCAGTCTGGCGCTGCTAATTATTATTGCCTGTTATGCTGTAATTACACTCTTTTCGCTGGTTACCTTACCTGTTGAGTTTGATGCAAGTAAGCGTGCATTGGCATGGATTAAGCAACAGAATATTGCTTCACCTAACGAATACGGTATGGCTAAAGATGCTCTTAAATGGGCAGCTATGACCTATGTAGTAGCTGCTTTAGGTTCTGTAGTTGGTTTGCTATACTGGATATCTATTTATCTGGGTGGCCGCGACTAG
- a CDS encoding acyl-CoA dehydrogenase: MDFQLTEEHLAVQEAAREFAQSELLPGVIERDEKQEFPTEQIKKMGELGFMGMMVSPDYGGGGMDTKSYVLAMEEISKVDASASVCMSVNNSLVCWGIEEYGSEDLKQKYLPQLASGQIIGAFCLSEPEAGSDATMQRTTAIDQGDHYIINGTKNWITNGNSASVHIIIAQSDVEKKHRGINALIAEKSWEGFTVGKKENKMGIRASDTHSLMFNDMKVPKSNRIGEDGFGFKFAMSVLNGGRIGIAAQALGIASGAYELSLQYAKERKTFGHEIAKHQAIQFKLAEMATKIEAARLLCLQAADLKDQGKNYAQASAMAKLYASQVAMEVSTEAVQIHGGYGFVKEYHVERMMRDAKITQIYEGTSEIQKIVIARGILK; the protein is encoded by the coding sequence ATGGATTTTCAACTGACAGAAGAGCATCTGGCCGTGCAGGAAGCCGCCAGAGAGTTTGCACAAAGTGAACTATTGCCTGGAGTAATTGAGCGAGACGAGAAGCAGGAGTTTCCTACTGAGCAAATCAAAAAAATGGGAGAGCTAGGCTTCATGGGCATGATGGTGAGTCCAGACTACGGAGGTGGTGGAATGGATACAAAGTCTTATGTACTGGCTATGGAGGAGATTTCTAAGGTTGATGCCTCGGCATCCGTATGTATGTCTGTAAACAATTCATTAGTATGTTGGGGAATAGAGGAGTACGGTTCAGAAGATTTAAAGCAAAAATACCTGCCTCAACTCGCCAGTGGTCAGATAATAGGCGCGTTCTGCCTATCAGAGCCAGAGGCAGGCTCTGATGCTACCATGCAAAGAACCACCGCAATTGATCAGGGTGACCACTATATAATAAATGGTACCAAAAACTGGATTACTAATGGAAATAGCGCGTCTGTACATATTATTATCGCGCAGAGTGATGTGGAAAAAAAGCATAGGGGGATTAATGCATTAATTGCCGAAAAGAGTTGGGAGGGCTTTACCGTAGGTAAGAAGGAGAATAAAATGGGTATTAGAGCATCTGACACTCACTCTCTTATGTTTAATGATATGAAAGTACCCAAAAGCAATAGAATAGGAGAAGATGGCTTCGGGTTTAAGTTTGCGATGTCTGTACTTAATGGTGGAAGAATAGGTATTGCCGCACAGGCTCTGGGTATAGCTTCAGGCGCATATGAGCTATCCCTACAATACGCGAAGGAAAGAAAAACTTTTGGTCACGAGATAGCTAAACACCAGGCCATACAATTTAAGTTGGCAGAAATGGCTACTAAAATTGAGGCCGCGAGACTGCTCTGCTTGCAGGCGGCAGATCTAAAAGATCAGGGAAAGAACTACGCGCAGGCGAGTGCTATGGCAAAATTGTATGCCTCACAGGTGGCCATGGAGGTAAGCACTGAGGCTGTGCAGATCCATGGAGGATACGGCTTTGTTAAGGAGTATCATGTAGAAAGAATGATGAGAGATGCTAAGATAACACAGATATATGAAGGCACTTCGGAGATACAAAAGATAGTAATTGCGAGGGGAATATTAAAATAA
- the panD gene encoding aspartate 1-decarboxylase: protein MNIQVLKSKIHRAKITQAELHYVGSITIDEALMDAANLIENEKVQIVNVNNGERLETYVIKGERGSGMICMNGPAARKVQVGDIIIIISYAGMDFEEAKSFKPSVIFPDDNNRLTS, encoded by the coding sequence ATGAATATTCAAGTCTTAAAATCTAAAATACATCGTGCAAAAATTACCCAGGCAGAGTTGCACTATGTAGGAAGCATTACTATAGATGAAGCCCTGATGGATGCTGCCAACCTTATTGAAAATGAGAAAGTGCAGATTGTAAATGTCAATAATGGCGAGCGCCTTGAAACTTACGTGATTAAAGGAGAGAGAGGAAGTGGTATGATCTGTATGAATGGGCCGGCAGCTCGTAAAGTACAGGTTGGCGATATAATTATCATCATATCTTATGCAGGTATGGATTTTGAAGAAGCTAAAAGCTTTAAACCAAGTGTTATTTTTCCTGACGATAATAACCGATTGACGAGCTAA